A single genomic interval of Alligator mississippiensis isolate rAllMis1 chromosome 15, rAllMis1, whole genome shotgun sequence harbors:
- the RINL gene encoding ras and Rab interactor-like protein isoform X2 yields the protein MEPAMEPGAGAGAGAGTGALHVVNPLFLAEHGGPRATRGWRRTTLRRTLHPAQAPQQALEPGRAGAPQAVPLTLGPATMVPLEEDEEEEEEEEEEEDAALPALPPSPHRASWIEGPEDAATLLPAPCPEQAARPQGQAGAQEGPPWREALPGRVLNRLSAVGGALGGLLFPERRLARRVLELLREPGSYVGGLARNFMGRLQAGGPPPPSSTALLHGVRQELAGLRDYLCASSELLDPAEGDPPDLDVGAVVESALHKYLLKPVCSALYARLEELHEQDGSLARLRRNQERLRGLGPGELGASTPVPSSAALGRIRARLARMHRAYSPRAKAALLLEACRLIYAAMEQGASAAEPHGADDFLPVLTYVLLRCDIIAVQLDVEYMMELLDPSLLQGEDGYYLTTWFGALYHVAHTPPAGTARQLSAEAQCSIQQWQRRRTIHPGQRRAQSPLFGALEELPAEQHEPPGLAPPAREGGSDWG from the exons ATGGAGCCAGCAATGGAGCCAGGGGCCggagcaggggccggggccggcacTGGGGCGCTGCACGTGGTGAACCCCCTCTTCCTGGCAGAGCACGGGGGCCCCAGGGCCACCCGCGGCTGGCGCCGCACCACCCTCCGCAGGACCCTGCATCCCGCCCAGGCCCCCCAGCAGgcgctggagccaggcaggg CCGGCGCCCCCCAGGCCGTGCCGCTGACCCTCGGCCCCGCCACCATGGTGCCCCTGGAGGaagacgaggaggaggaggaggaggaagaagaggaggaggacgcGGCATTGCCCGCCCTGCCACCCTCTCCGCACCGGGCCTCGTGGATCGAGGGCCCCGAGGACGCGGCGACGCTGCTCCCGGCGCCCTGCCCCGAGCAGGCCGCGAGGCCGCAGGGCCAGGCCGGGGCGCAGGAGGGGCCGCCGTGGCGGGAGGCGCTGCCGGGGCGCGTGCTAAACCGGCTGTCGGCCGTGGGGGGGGCCCTGGGCGGGCTGCTCTTCCCCGAGCGGCGCCTGGCGCGCCGGGTGCTGGAGCTGCTGCGGGAGCCGGGCTCCTACGTGGGGGGCCTGGCCCGCAATTTCATGGGGCGCCTGCAGGCCGgcggccccccgcccccctccagcACCGCGCTGCTGCACGGGGTGCGCCAGGAGCTGGCCGGGCTGCGGGACTACCTGTGCGCCAGCTCCGAGCTGCTGGACCCCGCCGAGGGGGACCCCCCCGACCTGGACGTGG GCGCGGTGGTGGAGTCGGCGCTGCACAAATACCTGCTGAAGCCGGTGTGCTCGGCGCTGTACGCGCGCCTGGAGGAGCTGCACGAGCAGGACGGGAGCCTGGCGCGGCTGCGGCGCAACCAGGAGCGGCTGCGGGGCCTCGGCCCGGGCGAGCTGGGCGCCAGCACCCCCGTGCCCAGCAGCGCCGCCCTGGGCCGCATCCGGGCCCGCCTGGCCCGCATGCACCGCGCCTACTCGCCCCGGGCCAAGGCCGCCCTCCTGCTCGAGGCCTGCCGCCTCATCTACGCCGCCATGGAGCAGGGCGCCAGCGCTGCTG AGCCCCACGGAGCTGATGACTTCCTGCCGGTGCTGACCTACGTCCTGCTGCGCTGTGACATCATCGCCGTGCAGCTGGACGTCGAGTACATGATGGAGCTGCTGGACCCCAGCCTGCTCCAGGGAGAag acGGCTACTACCTGACCACGTGGTTCGGGGCCCTGTACCACGTCGCGCACACCCCCCCCGCCGGCACCGCGCGGCAGCTCAGCGCCGAGGCCCAGTGCTCCATCCAGCAGTGGCAGCGCCGGCGCACCATCCACCCCGGCCAGCGCCGCGCGCAG AGCCCGCTCTTCGGCGCCCTGGAGGAGCTGCCCGCGGAGCAGCACGAGCCCCCCGGCCTCGccccgccggcccgcgaggggggCTCGGACTGGGGCTGA
- the RINL gene encoding ras and Rab interactor-like protein isoform X1 → MEPAMEPGAGAGAGAGTGALHVVNPLFLAEHGGPRATRGWRRTTLRRTLHPAQAPQQALEPGRAGAPQAVPLTLGPATMVPLEEDEEEEEEEEEEEDAALPALPPSPHRASWIEGPEDAATLLPAPCPEQAARPQGQAGAQEGPPWREALPGRVLNRLSAVGGALGGLLFPERRLARRVLELLREPGSYVGGLARNFMGRLQAGGPPPPSSTALLHGVRQELAGLRDYLCASSELLDPAEGDPPDLDVGAVVESALHKYLLKPVCSALYARLEELHEQDGSLARLRRNQERLRGLGPGELGASTPVPSSAALGRIRARLARMHRAYSPRAKAALLLEACRLIYAAMEQGASAAEPHGADDFLPVLTYVLLRCDIIAVQLDVEYMMELLDPSLLQGEDGYYLTTWFGALYHVAHTPPAGTARQLSAEAQCSIQQWQRRRTIHPGQRRAQVGPARGGRGRSTQGPRRLRASVSPVGRGPRRRRALAACRRGN, encoded by the exons ATGGAGCCAGCAATGGAGCCAGGGGCCggagcaggggccggggccggcacTGGGGCGCTGCACGTGGTGAACCCCCTCTTCCTGGCAGAGCACGGGGGCCCCAGGGCCACCCGCGGCTGGCGCCGCACCACCCTCCGCAGGACCCTGCATCCCGCCCAGGCCCCCCAGCAGgcgctggagccaggcaggg CCGGCGCCCCCCAGGCCGTGCCGCTGACCCTCGGCCCCGCCACCATGGTGCCCCTGGAGGaagacgaggaggaggaggaggaggaagaagaggaggaggacgcGGCATTGCCCGCCCTGCCACCCTCTCCGCACCGGGCCTCGTGGATCGAGGGCCCCGAGGACGCGGCGACGCTGCTCCCGGCGCCCTGCCCCGAGCAGGCCGCGAGGCCGCAGGGCCAGGCCGGGGCGCAGGAGGGGCCGCCGTGGCGGGAGGCGCTGCCGGGGCGCGTGCTAAACCGGCTGTCGGCCGTGGGGGGGGCCCTGGGCGGGCTGCTCTTCCCCGAGCGGCGCCTGGCGCGCCGGGTGCTGGAGCTGCTGCGGGAGCCGGGCTCCTACGTGGGGGGCCTGGCCCGCAATTTCATGGGGCGCCTGCAGGCCGgcggccccccgcccccctccagcACCGCGCTGCTGCACGGGGTGCGCCAGGAGCTGGCCGGGCTGCGGGACTACCTGTGCGCCAGCTCCGAGCTGCTGGACCCCGCCGAGGGGGACCCCCCCGACCTGGACGTGG GCGCGGTGGTGGAGTCGGCGCTGCACAAATACCTGCTGAAGCCGGTGTGCTCGGCGCTGTACGCGCGCCTGGAGGAGCTGCACGAGCAGGACGGGAGCCTGGCGCGGCTGCGGCGCAACCAGGAGCGGCTGCGGGGCCTCGGCCCGGGCGAGCTGGGCGCCAGCACCCCCGTGCCCAGCAGCGCCGCCCTGGGCCGCATCCGGGCCCGCCTGGCCCGCATGCACCGCGCCTACTCGCCCCGGGCCAAGGCCGCCCTCCTGCTCGAGGCCTGCCGCCTCATCTACGCCGCCATGGAGCAGGGCGCCAGCGCTGCTG AGCCCCACGGAGCTGATGACTTCCTGCCGGTGCTGACCTACGTCCTGCTGCGCTGTGACATCATCGCCGTGCAGCTGGACGTCGAGTACATGATGGAGCTGCTGGACCCCAGCCTGCTCCAGGGAGAag acGGCTACTACCTGACCACGTGGTTCGGGGCCCTGTACCACGTCGCGCACACCCCCCCCGCCGGCACCGCGCGGCAGCTCAGCGCCGAGGCCCAGTGCTCCATCCAGCAGTGGCAGCGCCGGCGCACCATCCACCCCGGCCAGCGCCGCGCGCAGGTAGGCCCCGcccgggggggaaggggcaggagcacGCAGGGCCCCCGGcggctccgtgcctcagtttcccccgtcGGACGAGGGCCGCGGCGCCGCCGAGCGCTCGCGGCCTgcaggaggggaaactga